One genomic region from Prosthecobacter debontii encodes:
- a CDS encoding glycine--tRNA ligase, protein MSTDAKNNTALMEKIVSLCKRRGFIFQSSEIYGGCGGVWDYGPLGAELKRNLRNAWWTTMTREREDVLGLDASILMNPAIWKASGHVDTFADLMRECSLTNKRVRADHVDPQEGVIMNYTGAEAPTGWKLDRVISVLMKKGEHIESLRKRVRTLIASNAGEAAGKPEEIVLLGEAKGDTVEKSIDFHPETGGALGPARPFNLMLKTYLGPTATEDDVTYLRPETAQAIFAQFKNVFDSNRMKVPFGICQIGKAFRNEVTPKNFTFRSREFEQMELEFFIKPDEAVEIISGEVAQWSEGADLSEPQANWGWDLWHRYWVDQRTKFYDSIGLGGVLEYYWQTPEDLAHYARACVDILCDFPFGTEELEGIAARGEFDLSQHQKHSGKTQEVFDEELKNAAAKLTAEQKEALIQKRLAAEQAKVKGEPMPEADVRAWFERLFKGNYVPHVIEPSAGLDRMALAIIANAFNETEKVDDKGKKEIITVLRFHPRVAPIKVGVFPLLKNKPELVAKAREVYALLKKHMNCFYDETASIGRRYARQDEVGTPFGITIDFETLGEKGPELQDTVTLRHRDGGEQERVKISDLLPKLLAAVS, encoded by the coding sequence ATGTCCACCGACGCCAAGAACAACACCGCTCTCATGGAGAAAATCGTCTCTCTTTGCAAGCGCCGCGGTTTCATCTTCCAAAGCAGCGAGATCTATGGCGGCTGCGGTGGTGTGTGGGACTACGGTCCCCTCGGTGCTGAACTGAAGCGCAACCTGCGCAACGCCTGGTGGACGACCATGACCCGTGAACGTGAAGACGTCCTCGGTCTGGATGCCAGCATCCTCATGAATCCCGCCATCTGGAAGGCCAGCGGTCACGTGGATACCTTCGCCGATCTCATGCGCGAGTGCTCCCTGACCAACAAACGCGTGCGTGCCGACCATGTAGATCCCCAGGAAGGTGTGATCATGAACTACACCGGCGCTGAGGCCCCGACAGGCTGGAAACTGGATCGTGTCATCTCTGTGCTCATGAAGAAAGGCGAGCACATCGAGAGCCTGCGCAAGCGTGTGCGCACCCTCATTGCCTCCAATGCCGGTGAAGCCGCAGGCAAGCCTGAAGAGATCGTCTTGTTAGGCGAAGCCAAAGGCGACACCGTCGAGAAAAGCATCGACTTCCACCCCGAAACCGGTGGTGCACTCGGCCCTGCGCGTCCGTTCAACCTGATGCTGAAGACCTACCTTGGCCCAACCGCCACGGAGGACGATGTCACCTACCTGCGTCCAGAGACGGCCCAAGCCATCTTTGCCCAGTTCAAGAACGTCTTTGATTCCAACCGCATGAAGGTGCCGTTCGGTATCTGCCAGATCGGTAAGGCGTTCCGTAACGAGGTGACACCGAAGAACTTCACCTTCCGCAGCCGCGAGTTCGAACAGATGGAGCTCGAGTTCTTCATCAAGCCCGATGAAGCCGTGGAGATCATCTCCGGTGAAGTGGCTCAGTGGAGTGAAGGTGCTGACCTCAGCGAACCTCAAGCCAACTGGGGCTGGGATCTCTGGCACCGCTACTGGGTCGATCAGCGCACCAAGTTCTACGACAGCATCGGCCTCGGCGGTGTGCTGGAGTATTATTGGCAGACCCCAGAAGATCTGGCTCACTATGCCCGTGCTTGCGTGGACATCCTCTGCGACTTCCCCTTCGGCACCGAGGAGCTGGAAGGTATCGCCGCCCGTGGCGAGTTCGACCTCAGCCAGCACCAGAAGCACAGTGGCAAGACGCAGGAAGTCTTCGACGAAGAACTCAAGAACGCTGCCGCCAAGCTCACCGCCGAACAAAAAGAAGCGTTGATCCAGAAGCGCCTTGCTGCCGAACAGGCCAAGGTCAAAGGCGAACCAATGCCCGAAGCCGACGTTCGCGCTTGGTTCGAGCGTCTCTTCAAAGGCAACTACGTCCCGCACGTCATCGAGCCTTCCGCCGGGCTGGACCGCATGGCCCTAGCCATCATCGCCAATGCCTTCAATGAAACCGAGAAGGTGGATGACAAAGGCAAGAAGGAGATCATCACCGTGCTGCGCTTCCACCCACGCGTAGCCCCGATCAAGGTCGGTGTGTTCCCGCTGCTGAAGAATAAGCCCGAGCTGGTCGCCAAGGCCCGCGAAGTCTATGCCCTGCTGAAGAAGCACATGAACTGCTTCTACGACGAAACCGCCTCCATCGGTCGTCGTTATGCCCGTCAGGACGAAGTCGGCACGCCTTTCGGCATCACCATCGACTTCGAAACCCTCGGTGAAAAAGGCCCTGAGCTTCAAGACACCGTCACCCTGCGTCACCGCGATGGCGGTGAACAGGAGCGCGTGAAAATCAGCGACCTCCTGCCGAAGTTGCTGGCTGCGGTGAGTTAA
- the dtd gene encoding D-aminoacyl-tRNA deacylase, with translation MRALIQRSQAASVTIDGLVTASISHGLVVLLGVEHEDTVEDAEWLAAKIHQMRIFEDEEGKMNRSVKDAGGSVLVVSQFTLHASTKKGNRPSFIRAARPEVAIPLYEHFMQVLEREVPVQRGVFGADMKVALVNDGPVTIWMDSRAKE, from the coding sequence ATGCGTGCCCTTATCCAACGTTCCCAAGCTGCTTCTGTCACCATTGATGGTCTGGTCACCGCCAGCATTTCTCACGGTTTGGTGGTTCTGTTAGGCGTGGAGCATGAGGACACGGTGGAAGATGCGGAGTGGCTGGCGGCGAAGATCCATCAGATGCGTATCTTTGAAGACGAAGAGGGAAAGATGAACCGGAGTGTCAAGGATGCCGGTGGCAGTGTGCTCGTGGTGAGTCAGTTCACACTTCATGCGAGCACGAAAAAAGGTAACCGACCTAGCTTCATCCGGGCTGCACGGCCTGAGGTGGCGATCCCGCTGTATGAGCACTTCATGCAGGTGCTGGAGCGAGAGGTGCCCGTGCAACGAGGCGTCTTTGGGGCCGATATGAAGGTGGCCTTGGTCAATGATGGACCCGTCACAATTTGGATGGACTCAAGGGCTAAGGAATAA